A single Lactuca sativa cultivar Salinas chromosome 8, Lsat_Salinas_v11, whole genome shotgun sequence DNA region contains:
- the LOC128128098 gene encoding uncharacterized protein LOC128128098, with amino-acid sequence MSKFDNYGLPKSHGTNIPHEDDIPRFDRGTRDHASLPPPPPIILPNPQDRRIERFNVTKALLEMKHEDGKPVCAHILGMKSHIDRLIMLGASFPDELAIGWVLQSLPESYNEFKRKYYMMDHDANLIDLTYMLIAAESEMIWQSNGAYLLGKSTNHASEDVLGEPICVCCQEKGRWIQVFPKSLKSPEDRRVWLCFRISEKRGSLMKEQDESNLEEMDLDRMDLKIRF; translated from the exons atgtcaaagtttgacaactatggtcttcctaaatcccatggaacaaacattccacacgaagatgatattccacgattcgatcgaggaacaagagatcatgcttcacttcctcctcctcctccaattattctccctaacccacaagatcgaagaattgaaaggttcaatgtcactaaagccctattggaaatgaaacatgaagatggtaaacccgtgtgtgcccacattctaggaatgaaatcacacatcgataggttgattatgttgggtgcgtcattccctgatgagttggctataggctgggttctacagtcactccctgaatcatataatgagttcaaaagaaagtattatatgatggatcatgacgcaaacctcattgacctaacttacatgctcattgctgctgaatcagaaatgatttggcaaagcaatggagcatatttgttgggaaagtcaaccaaccatgcttccgaggacgttctaggagaaccgatctgcgtttgctgccaagagaaagggcgttggatacaagtcttccctaagagcctgaagagtccagaagataggagagtatggctgtgcttcag gatcagtgaaaagagaggaagcttgatgaaagagcaagatgaatctaatctcgaagaaatggatctcgatcgcatggatttgaagattagattttga